A section of the Oncorhynchus mykiss isolate Arlee unplaced genomic scaffold, USDA_OmykA_1.1 un_scaffold_734, whole genome shotgun sequence genome encodes:
- the LOC110515356 gene encoding LOW QUALITY PROTEIN: formin-like protein 2 (The sequence of the model RefSeq protein was modified relative to this genomic sequence to represent the inferred CDS: inserted 4 bases in 3 codons; deleted 1 base in 1 codon) translates to MGNTESMESQLAVIRARAAPVKLPMPDPAELEERFSIALNSMNLPPDKVRLLRCYDNEKKWELICDQERFQVKNPPHTYIQKLRGFLDPAVTRKKFRRRVQESTQVLRELEISLRTNHIGWVREFLNEENQGLDVLVEYLSFAQYAVTFDGEVSEASTEERAVDSPGVETLKNSRLVCKKDDVHVCVMCLRAIMNYQYGFNMVMSHPHAVNEIALSLNNRNPRTKALVLELLAAVCXVRGGHEIILSAFDNFKTVCSETLRFEKLMEHFKNEDDNIDFMVACMQFINIVVHSVEDMNFRVHLQYDFTKLNLDDYLERLKHTESDRLQVQIQAYLDNVFDVGTLLEDAETKTAALERVEELEENMTHMTERLLDTENEAMAKIVELEKQLMQTNKELDTIRDVYASANNQVHXTWRIVREKDQTIRRQSRLERHAQEGGGGTLVVQGGGTLQPARGEGDGGVGDLSSTSLTLGMTLPQSGDSGLWLVRGGTRDDASPSPSPTTSTNARDAREQNAMERSYLSQCQTGYPAPTPPPPPPPPPPPPLCSMESSGPLPPPPPPCAPPLPGCGGSPTVIFNSGLAEGSLKLFSVKIKKPIQTKFRMPVFNWVAXKPSQINGTVFNDMTTRKDSP, encoded by the exons atgGGGAACACAGAGAGTATGGAGTCTCAGCTAGCTGTCATCAGGGCCAGGGCTGCTCCTGTCAAGCTGCCCATGCCTGATCCTGCTGAGCTGGAAGAGAGGTTCTCCATTGCACTg aacTCTATGAACCTGCCTCCTGAT AAGGTGCGTCTGCTCCGTTGCTACGACAACGAGAAGAAGTGGGAGCTGATATGTGATCAG gaaCGGTTCCAGGTGAAGAACCCTCCTCACACCTACATTCAGAAGCTGAGAGGATTCCTTGACCCGGCCGTCACACGCAAG AAATTCCGTCGGAGAGTCCAGGAGTCGACTCAGGTGCTCAGAGAACTGGAGATCTCACTACGGACCAATCACATCGG GTGGGTGAGGGAGTTTCTCAACGAGGAGAATCAGGGCCTAGATGTTCTAGTAGAGTACCTCTCCTTCGCTCAGTACGCGGTcac gtttgaTGGGGAGGTATCGGAGGCCAGTACTGAAGAGAGAGCTGTAGATTCCCCTGGAGTC GAGACACTGAAGAACTCCCGCCTGGTGTGTAAGAAGGACGACGTTCACGTGTGTGTGATGTGTCTCAGAGCCATTATGAACTACCAG tATGGCTTTAACATGGTAATGTCCCATCCTCATGCTGTGAATGAGATCGCTCTGAGCCTCAACAACAGAAACCCAAG gactaAGGCTCTGGTATTGGAGCTGCTGGCTGCTGTGT TGGTCAGAGGAGGTCATGAGATAATCCTGTCTGCTTTCGACAACTTTAAAACA GTGTGCTCAGAGACCCTGAGGTTTGAGAAGCTGATGGAACATTTTAAGAATGAGGATGACAACATTGACTTCATG GTGGCCTGTATGCAGTTCATAAACATTGTGGTACATTCTGTTGAGGACATGAACTTCAGAGTGCATCTTCAGTATGACTTCACCAAACTCAATCTGGACGATTACCTAGAA aGGTTGAAGCACACAGAGAGTGATCGGCTGCAGGTGCAGATCCAGGCCTACCTGGACAACGTGTTTGACGTGGGGACGCTGCTGGAGGACGCAGAGACCAAGACCGCCGCactggagagggtagaggagctggaggagaataTGACCCac ATGACAGAGAGGCTCCTGGACACAGAAAACGAGGCCATGGCCAAGATAGTAGAGCTGGAGAAACAGCTGATGCAAACCAACAAGGAGCTGGACACCATACGG GATGTGTATGCTAGTGCTAACAACCAGGTGC CCACCTGGAGGATCGTGCGTGAGAAGGACCAGACCATCCGCAGGCAAAGTCGACTGGAGCGCCATGCTCAGGAGGGTGGAGGGGGCACCTTGGTGGTGCAGGGAGGGGGCACCTTACAACCCGCGAGGGGCGAGGGGGACGGAGGGGTGGGTGACTTGTCCTCCACCTCTCTGACCCTGGGCATGACCCTCCCCCAGTCCGGAGACAGTGGGCTATGGCTTGTCAGGGGCGGGACTAGGGATGATGccagcccctccccctcccccaccacctccaccaaTGCCAGGGATGCCAGGGAACA aaatgcaatggaacgcagctacctctcacag TGTCAAACGGGCTACCCtgctcctactcctcctcctcctcccccacctccccctcctccccccttatGTTCCATGGAGTCCTCCGGtcctctgcctccccctcctcccccatgcGCCCCTCCACTCCCCGGCTGTGGTGGATCACCCACTGTCATCTTTAACTCCGGCCTGGCAG AGGGGTCACTCAAGCTGTTCT
- the LOC118962107 gene encoding cyclin-dependent kinase 5 activator 1-like translates to MGTVLSLSPRSRKAAGGVCVDEKPDLATGGKQQEKSLKKRHSVLLHALTWKRLVAASAKKKNAKKVNPKPDASQAKSDPLVDQLNTDNIKKSQPSNGILDRKPTGPKPGPIPVPVPTVPDQTRRQTQNGRLFISPRRVVVQASTGELLRCLSDFLCRRCFKLKELTANEVILWFRNVDRALLVQGWQDQGFITPANLVFVYLLCREAVEEDTVSEYELQATFLTCLYLAYSYMGNEISYPLKPFLVESSREAFWERALGLIDRMSGPMLRINADPHYFTEVFQDLKNEGGSREKEKENGKEKKEKEKEKDGKRISELDR, encoded by the exons ATGGgtactgttctgtctctgtcgcCGAGGTCAAGGAAGGCAGcgggcggtgtgtgtgtggacgagAAACCGGACCTTGCGACCGGCGGGAAACAACAGGAGAAGAGCCTAAAGAAGCGCCACTCGGTGCTGCTCCATGCTCTGACGTGGAAGAGGCTGGTCGCCGCATCGGCCAAGAAGAAGAATGCCAAAAAGGTGAATCCCAAACCCGACGCCAGCCAGGCCAAATCCGATCCCTTGGTGGACCAGCTCAACACCGACAACATCAAGAAATCACAACCGTCCAACGGAATACTCGACCGAAAACCGACAGGGCCCAAACCCGGGCCAATTCCTGTGCCTGTTCCTACAGTACCGGACCAGACCCGGCGGCAGACCCAGAATGGACGCTTATTCATCTCCCCTCGGAGGGTGGTGGTGCAG GCTTCCACCGGCGAGCTCCTGAGGTGTCTCTCTGACTTTCTCTGCCGCCGCTGCTTCAAGCTCAAAGAGCTCACGGCCAATGAGGTCATCCTGTGGTTCCGTAACGTGGACCGGGCTCTGTTAGTGCAGGGCTGGCAGGACCAGGGCTTCATCACCCCGGCTAACCTGGTCTTCGTCTACTTGCTCTGCCGAGAGGCCGTGGAGGAAGACACGGTGTCTGAATACGAGCTGCAGGCGACCTTCCTCACCTGCCTGTACCTGGCCTACTCCTACATGGGCAACGAGATCTCCTACCCGCTCAAGCCGTTCCTGGTGGAGTCCAGCCGGGAGGCCTTCTGGGAGCGGGCCCTTGGTCTCATTGACCGGATGAGCGGGCCAATGCTGAGGATAAACGCAGACCCGCACTATTTTACCGAGGTgttccaggacctgaagaacgaGGGAGGGtcaagggagaaggagaaggagaatgggaaggagaagaaggagaaggagaaggagaaagacggGAAACGGATAAGCGAGTTGGATCGTTAA